DNA from Leptospira mayottensis 200901116:
TCATTACAGAATATTCTTCACTTACCTCTGCGATTGTCGTTACTTTCGTTTCTATGCCGGCACGATCTACGTTTCAATGGTGCGTCGAACCTTCGTAATTGGCGGCTTGATTCTTTTTTTAGTTGTGTAACTTTTGTTTTTTGTTCATTTTCCTTTTTTTCTCTCGAAAAAAGGAAAATGCATTCCAGGACCACAAATCACTCAATTTCTAACCACCAATTGTCAGAAAATCACCATTGGAAAAATTTCCGCATCAGAGACCGAAATGAAATGTAACTGCGACAGAACTCGGTCCTTTCGATCACAGACCGAAAGGAAAGTATGTATATTATAAATTTATTATGTATAAAATTTAGCGCGAATGGCGTTTGTAAGAACGATTTCTTCCTATAAGCGTATACAATCCCTTTGCTACGGTTTGAAGCATCCTCGTCATCACTCCTTTCAATTTGATTTTGAGGAATAATTCCAATACGAGCTCTCTAAGTGCAAGGTCAAAAGGTAAGTTATAATTTTGCCATACAATCGTAAAATGAAACGGATAGCTCTGTTCTGATTTATCTTGAGAATGTGGAGCGAAATGTATTAGAGTTCCTTCCAAGGTCGTTTCGTCTGAATTGATATGTTTGAATTCCACATAAATTCGAACCCTGTTTTTAAGAAAAGGAAGCGGAATCACCTGTAATCCCGCAAGTTCCGACCAAGTGATGTCGCTTAACGATAAAAACCCTCTCATTTCTCCGTCTAATACTCCGATTTTAAGGGAACCTCTTTTACCGAGCCTACAAGTTCCGCTTTTGGTTCTAAATAGAACTTCAAGAGGAGATCCAGAATCCATATATCCGCCTTCGATTGCAATATCGTGCAATTGAATCGTATAAGTAGGAGTTAAAGTTTTATCCACAATCGAAATCGATCCGTTTTCTATTCTCATATTCTGAAATACGATCTTTCCACGTTTAGGCATCAGTCCTATTTTTTTATAAGGACTGATGATATTCGTATAGTCCATATGAAAATTTTTGAATATAGAAGAGGAGATTCTCAATTTTCCTCTGAAAAGGGAAAAAAAATCAATTTTCAGATTTAAAGAGGAAACTCTCGCATAGACCTGATCCGTTTTCAATATCCCGGGGAATTCGACCGTACAATTTTTAGAGACTACGTAAAAAATTGGAAGTATCACTCCAGAAGAAAACCATCGAAATTTGAAATGACGAAACGAAAAAAAATTAATGAGAAGTTGTAAAACCGGACCGGAAACCAAAAACTGAAGACCGGCATAGATGATTAAAAGATATAATAACGTTTCCTCCACCCAATTCACGGAACTGATTCCTTGAAATTGGATGTTTGAAATAATAAAAAGCGACCGTTTCTCAAAAGATAGATTTACTTCTTTTTCTCAAGAATTCTACTTTCGATATTCTTCTTATCCATCGAAGATATTTCGAGTTCCTTCGCGAGATCATCCAAGAACTCCCTTTCTTTTTTTGTAAGAGCTCCGTCCATCGAAACGATGACGCAGGCGTCTTCGTAAAAACCGGCCGCCATGATCGGATTTCCTTCCGAAAAATTACGAACCGTTTTTACGGGAAGAGGATTTTCAAACACGTCCGATAACTCGCTGATGATGGAAGTTTTTTCGCCTTGATGATCGAAGAAGATACAATCTTCCTCAAACAGCGCTTTCACCATCTGCCCAACAAGACTTCCTTCTTTTTGATGAAAGATTCCGTCGGCCATACAGGAATAAGACCAAATGCTGACGAGAACCTTTGCATAGTTCATCTTCAAATGGAATATCTCTTGTTCCGGGTTCATTTCTTCTCTGAACTTTTCATAGAATTCATGTCCCGGCAGGACTTTACTTGCAAGGGATGAAAGATTTTCCATTGGCATCGAGGTTCCCTCCAGGTTTTCAGGAAATTCTATCCGAACTATTGATTTTGCAATGAAAATCCGAAAAGAAAGACGTTGATTTTGACCTAAATTTTAAGAACCTGACTTTTGTGAACTCTTCTTCCATTCAAAGAAAGATATTAGTTACTTCCGCACTTCCTTATGCAAACGGACCGATCCATTTAGGTCACGTATTGGAAGGTATTCAAACGGATATTTGGGTTCGCTTTCAAAAAGCGATTGGAAACGAATGTTATTTTTTCTGTGCAGACGATACGCATGGAACTCCCGTAATGTTGGCAGCACTCAAAGAGAAAATAACTCCGGAACAACTTATCGAAAGAGTTGGACAAGAACATTATGCAGATCTAACCTCTTTCGGAATTAATTACGATAATTATGATTCCACACATTCAAAAGCGAATCAAGAAATTTCCAAAAATATTTACCTGAAATTGAAAGAGAAAGGCCATATTTCGAAAAGAAGTATCGAACAAGCCTACTGTGAAAAGGATCGAATGTTTCTTCCCGATCGTTTTATTAAAGGCACCTGTCCCAATTGTAACTCGAAAAATCAATACGGAGACAACTGCGAGGTTTGCGGGACGACATATAATCCGAAAGATTTGATCGATTCCCACTGCGCTTTATGTGGAACTCCTCCCGTCATTAAAAACTCGGATCATATCTTTTTTAAACTCGGAAACTTTCATAAAAAGACAGAACAATCGAATGTGGATTTCGATTTACAATCATGGATAGAAACGAGCGAAGCTGTTTCCGAATCAGAAGGAGTTAAAAAGAAATTAAAAGAATGGTTCGACGCAGGGCTGCAAGACTGGGACATCTCCAGGGACGGACCTTATTTCGGCTTCGAAATTCCAGGTGAGAGAAATAAATATTTTTACGTTTGGTTAGATGCTCCCGTCGGCTACATGGCTTCCTCCAAAAACTTCTTTGACAAGAATTTTCCGAACGAACCGAACAAATTCGATTCCTTTTGGAAGGATAAAAATTCGGAAATCGTCCACTTTATCGGTAAGGATATATTATACTTTCATACTTTATTTTGGCCCGCGATGTTGGAAGGAAGCGGTTATAGATCACCTTCTAAAATTCACGTTCACGGTTTTATCGGAGTAAATGGAGAAAAGATGTCCAAATCTCGCGGCACTTTCATCAAAGCGAAGACGTTCGTGAAATTCTTGGATGCGGAACACCTTCGTTTTTACCTAGCCGCAAAATTAGGTCCCGGAATGGACGATATCGATCTTTCTTTTGATGATTTCGTAAATAAAGTCAACGCGGATTTAGTCGGGAACTTAATCAATTCCGTTTCTAGAGTTTCCACCACAATTTTAGATACATTGGATCGAACGTTAGGAACCGTTTCCGAAGAAGGACTCGCGCTCCTTGAGGAAATTCTGACTCAACCAGTTAAAGCGGGCACGGGAGACAACTCAATTCAAAACATTATAAAAATTGCGTATGAACAAAGAAATTATGCGAAAGTTATGAGGGAAATCACCCGTTTGGGAGATCGAGTAAATCGTTACGTAAACGATAACGCCCCTTGGAAACTTATCAAAGAAAATCCAGAAAAAGCGAGAGAAGTCGTGACGGTCGTTTTGAATGCAAGCAGATTTCTAGCGATTTATCTCTACCCCGTTGTCCCGAAAATTTCAGAACAAATATATAAGTTACTGAATTTGAAAGGATCTCCCGAATTCAAAGATCTGGATAAATCTAAAATATTAGAAAAAACGAAAATAAATCCGTACGAAATGCTCACCAAACGTGTGGACGAAAAGGCAATCAAAGTTATGTTGGAAGAAAACAAACAATCCGAATATCCGAAAAAAGAAGAAATTTCCAAATCTTCCGATAAGGAAGAACAAATTGAAATTTCGATCGAAGAACTCTCTAAGGTAGAATTAAGAGTCGGCGAAATCGTGGAAGCGGAATCAGTCGAAGGAGCGGATAAACTCGTAAATGTAAAAGTGGATCTCGGTGAACTCGGGATTAAAAACGTTTTTGCGGGTATCAAAATCGCATATCAACCGGAAAATCTCAAAGGTTTGAAAGTTGTCGTTGTTGCCAATCTCAAACCGAGAAAAATGAAGTTTGGAATTTCAGAGGCGATGTTGCTTGCTTCCGGCGAAGGAGAATCCTTGAGTTTATTCGTTCCTCATAAGGATGCTAAACCGGGAGATCGATTGAAATAAGCGGATTATGGAACTGCATTGCGACCTACGCAAACCCACTCTATTTGTGCCGAGACAAATTTATATGCGTAATTGAAAATACAGTTTAAAAAATCATTATAATTTCATTGTTATTTCTAGAAAATGTTTTTTAAATTTTAAGCGCTAAAAAAAGGATAACTTACAGCCCCTTAAAGACCAGCCGTGACAATTTTAATAAATCACTTTCCATGTTGGCCCGTATGGAGGATCATCCGTCGAAGCTACCGGAAAAACCTAGTTCCGAAGAAACAAAAGTGAAATAGATTTTTAAAATACAATAAAATTCTAAAATTTGAAAAACTCTTTCCTTTAAATTCCTCTTACTTACTATTAAAAGTTCGAATATAAAACCACCAAACTTTCATTTTAAAATATAATAAATTTTAAGAAGAAATAAGATTTTAAAAGTTCAAAATTCGCTTTTGAACTTAAATTTTTTCAAGAATCTTTACTGAAAAATCTCCGCCCTTTCTGCTCGTATGGTCCTAATCCGCCAAAAACAAATTTAGCTCCATTCGGTAAGATAGCAGAGTAATGTCCGTATCTCATATATTGTAAATTGGGCAATCTACATCAAGTATCCGTGTTTGGAAAATATCTTAGGTTGTAAATGACATATGCAGGAAGAGGAATATCCGGATTTGTCAGTTCGGAAACTTCCTCGCCAACCAGAAGATTTGTGTAAGAGGGTAGAAAGACTGTGCTTTGATTAAAATCTTTACTTTGGTCGGGAACTGTGTTTTGGGGATTAGAATGAGTTTTGAAATTTAACATAGAAGAAATTAGTCCCAAAGTTGACATAACGTGTTCCTCAGCCGACTTGCCCTGTTGATAAAATGTTAAAAATACTTAACTAAGCATAAGTATAAAAATGTTTCTTAACATATTCTTGATTTCCACAAAGAAACTCTAAAAAGGGTTTAGAGTTTTCTTTAATTCAAACTGTTTTTTCCTTTAAATACTTGATCGAATGATCCTGTGCCATTTTTTTAAAAAAATTCTTGAGACTTTTAAGAACTGGCAAAAGATTCCAAAATCAAATAAGAGTCTATCCCAAAACCTCAGAATGTAGAAACTCCGAACGAGAATGTTCCAACAAAAAGTCTGTCTGAAAGTCCATAAAACACCAAAAGGCGTAATTTGTGGGAACTTTTACATTTTATTACGGATTTACTGAATGAATGTAATTGATTTCTTCTAAGGTTTTGGGGCAGACTATAAACTGGACAAAAAAACATATTCTTTGTGGCCAAAACATTATGTTGAGATAACGAGTGTTGAGTTTATGCGCGATCCAGTCGACAGGATTCATTTTTTACACCAAATTTACGTTAATTAGGTCTTTCCGGTAAATGTGATTGCAGATTTGTATATTATAGAAACCAAATATTCCTAATTAGAACTTTAAATAGAATATATTCAGATTTGGTTTTTTATTTAGAGCCACCTCTCGGGGAAAACTTTTAGTTTTCTGAGCGTTTGCACTTTCGTTTGTCTTTTTAAGACGGTTTATTATATGCCTTTACAATTGGATATCGCATACAGTTTTCAGAGACTCTTGGAAAAGAGCAAGAATGTCGGCGGCCGACTCGTATCCAGACAATTGACTCATATCGTAGATTCCTTTATTCTTTCCAAGTTTGAAAGTTCCAAAGTCGGATTAAAATCCAAAGACAAACTCTGCATCGTCGCGTTAGGAGGATACGGAAGGATGGAAATGGCTCCTCATTCCGATATC
Protein-coding regions in this window:
- a CDS encoding TerB family tellurite resistance protein, whose translation is MENLSSLASKVLPGHEFYEKFREEMNPEQEIFHLKMNYAKVLVSIWSYSCMADGIFHQKEGSLVGQMVKALFEEDCIFFDHQGEKTSIISELSDVFENPLPVKTVRNFSEGNPIMAAGFYEDACVIVSMDGALTKKEREFLDDLAKELEISSMDKKNIESRILEKKK
- the metG gene encoding methionine--tRNA ligase gives rise to the protein MNSSSIQRKILVTSALPYANGPIHLGHVLEGIQTDIWVRFQKAIGNECYFFCADDTHGTPVMLAALKEKITPEQLIERVGQEHYADLTSFGINYDNYDSTHSKANQEISKNIYLKLKEKGHISKRSIEQAYCEKDRMFLPDRFIKGTCPNCNSKNQYGDNCEVCGTTYNPKDLIDSHCALCGTPPVIKNSDHIFFKLGNFHKKTEQSNVDFDLQSWIETSEAVSESEGVKKKLKEWFDAGLQDWDISRDGPYFGFEIPGERNKYFYVWLDAPVGYMASSKNFFDKNFPNEPNKFDSFWKDKNSEIVHFIGKDILYFHTLFWPAMLEGSGYRSPSKIHVHGFIGVNGEKMSKSRGTFIKAKTFVKFLDAEHLRFYLAAKLGPGMDDIDLSFDDFVNKVNADLVGNLINSVSRVSTTILDTLDRTLGTVSEEGLALLEEILTQPVKAGTGDNSIQNIIKIAYEQRNYAKVMREITRLGDRVNRYVNDNAPWKLIKENPEKAREVVTVVLNASRFLAIYLYPVVPKISEQIYKLLNLKGSPEFKDLDKSKILEKTKINPYEMLTKRVDEKAIKVMLEENKQSEYPKKEEISKSSDKEEQIEISIEELSKVELRVGEIVEAESVEGADKLVNVKVDLGELGIKNVFAGIKIAYQPENLKGLKVVVVANLKPRKMKFGISEAMLLASGEGESLSLFVPHKDAKPGDRLK